One segment of Yersinia kristensenii DNA contains the following:
- the sgrR gene encoding HTH-type transcriptional regulator SgrR yields the protein MSTSRLQQQFIRLWQRFSGLPTETTLQELAEVLCCSRRHVRSLLGSMQQEGWLSWQAEAGRGKRSQLTFLCSGLALQQQRAEELLEQESIDQLVQLVGDKKAVRQMLLSQLGRSFRQGKHILRVLYYRPLQNLLPGTALRRSETHMVRQIFNGLTRINEENGELEPDLSHHWQAISPLHWRFYLRPAIHFHHGRELEMNDVITSLTRLIPQPLFSHITAVRSPTPYVIDVHLSAPDNWLPWLLGSVHAMILPQEWENQPDFRRHPVGTGPYSVIRNHHSQLKIQAFDNYFGFRALIDEVNIWVLPELSEELVYSGVQLQADDTSKNELESRLEEGCYFLLFDQRSPQTCHPDIRRWLCELITPVALLSHADPFYQRYWSPAYGMLPRWHHNRLTVLEPKPEGLTELTLTFYSHHSEFDAISQTLTTLLAAHGVKLLINVVDYVSWYQGDAQSDIWLGSANFYLPLDFSLFATLYELPLLQYCLDEKLHQDVELWRNNALPMAEWSQRLVSQNQFHPLFHHWLELYGQHSMRGVRMNTLGWFDFKSAWFTPPEG from the coding sequence ATGTCTACTTCCCGCTTGCAACAGCAGTTTATTCGCCTTTGGCAGCGTTTTAGTGGTTTGCCCACAGAAACCACTTTGCAGGAGCTGGCTGAGGTGCTCTGTTGCTCGCGCCGCCATGTGCGCTCTTTATTGGGCAGTATGCAGCAAGAGGGTTGGCTGAGTTGGCAGGCGGAAGCCGGCCGTGGTAAGCGCTCACAACTGACCTTCCTCTGTTCCGGATTGGCCTTACAACAACAGCGGGCCGAAGAGTTGTTGGAACAAGAAAGTATTGATCAACTGGTGCAGTTGGTCGGGGATAAAAAAGCGGTGCGCCAAATGCTGCTATCCCAGTTGGGGCGCAGCTTCCGGCAAGGTAAACATATTCTGCGGGTGCTCTATTACCGGCCATTACAAAACCTATTACCCGGCACCGCGTTGCGCCGCTCAGAAACTCATATGGTGCGGCAGATTTTTAACGGCCTGACGCGGATAAATGAGGAAAATGGGGAACTGGAACCTGATTTATCTCATCACTGGCAAGCCATCAGCCCATTACATTGGCGCTTTTATTTGCGCCCAGCCATTCATTTTCATCATGGCCGTGAGCTGGAAATGAATGATGTGATTACCAGCCTGACTCGGTTAATCCCCCAACCGCTGTTTTCGCATATCACGGCAGTGCGCTCGCCGACGCCGTATGTGATTGATGTGCATCTCAGCGCCCCGGATAACTGGTTGCCGTGGTTGTTGGGCAGTGTGCACGCCATGATCTTGCCGCAAGAGTGGGAAAATCAGCCGGATTTTCGTCGGCATCCGGTCGGGACAGGCCCTTATTCTGTGATTCGAAATCACCATAGCCAATTGAAAATTCAGGCATTTGATAATTATTTTGGTTTTCGCGCACTGATTGATGAGGTCAATATTTGGGTATTACCGGAGCTGTCTGAAGAATTGGTTTATTCTGGTGTGCAATTGCAAGCTGACGATACCAGTAAAAATGAGCTGGAAAGTCGGCTGGAAGAAGGCTGTTATTTTCTGCTATTCGACCAGCGCTCACCCCAAACCTGCCATCCTGACATCCGCCGTTGGCTGTGTGAACTCATCACCCCCGTCGCCCTACTCAGCCATGCCGATCCCTTTTATCAGCGCTACTGGTCACCGGCTTATGGCATGTTGCCGCGCTGGCATCATAACCGGCTCACCGTATTGGAACCTAAACCAGAAGGTCTGACCGAACTGACACTGACGTTTTACAGTCACCATTCAGAGTTTGATGCTATCAGCCAAACCTTGACCACATTATTAGCTGCACATGGGGTCAAATTGCTCATAAATGTGGTGGATTATGTCAGTTGGTATCAGGGGGATGCGCAGAGCGACATCTGGCTCGGCAGCGCCAATTTTTATCTGCCATTAGATTTCTCATTATTTGCCACCTTGTATGAGCTGCCACTGCTGCAATATTGCCTGGATGAAAAACTGCACCAAGATGTTGAATTATGGCGAAATAATGCCCTGCCGATGGCGGAATGGAGCCAGCGCTTGGTCAGCCAGAATCAATTTCACCCACTGTTCCATCACTGGCTAGAATTATATGGGCAGCACAGTATGCGCGGGGTGCGCATGAACACACTCGGCTGGTTTGACTTCAAATCGGCCTGGTTTACGCCGCCAGAGGGCTAA